In Clostridia bacterium, a single window of DNA contains:
- the pdxT gene encoding pyridoxal 5'-phosphate synthase glutaminase subunit PdxT: MQGAFREHRMMLERCGVQSVEVRYPQDLDQLDGLILPGGESTTISRLLHERGLFGEIKTRIQDGLATFGTCAGMILLAKEVWGEAPGTLEAMDLVVRRNAYGRQVDSFEVDLEVPALGPEPLRAVFIRAPVVERVGDGVAVLASFKDRPVLVRQGRWLACTFHPELTPDLRVHRYFLRMVAGENRVAPDKPL, encoded by the coding sequence ATGCTGGAACGCTGCGGCGTTCAGAGCGTGGAAGTGCGTTATCCACAGGATTTGGATCAACTCGATGGCCTCATCCTTCCCGGCGGCGAAAGCACGACCATCAGCCGTTTGTTGCACGAGCGCGGCCTTTTTGGAGAGATAAAGACCCGGATACAAGACGGTCTGGCTACCTTCGGTACCTGCGCCGGCATGATCTTACTCGCCAAGGAAGTGTGGGGCGAGGCGCCCGGCACCCTGGAGGCCATGGACCTGGTGGTACGGCGCAATGCCTACGGGCGCCAGGTAGACAGCTTTGAGGTGGATCTTGAGGTCCCGGCGTTAGGGCCCGAACCCCTGCGTGCGGTATTCATCCGGGCGCCTGTAGTGGAAAGGGTGGGCGACGGAGTGGCGGTGCTGGCCAGTTTTAAGGATCGACCGGTCCTGGTGAGGCAGGGTAGGTGGCTGGCCTGTACCTTTCATCCCGAACTGACTCCCGACCTGAGAGTACACCGTTATTTCCTGAGGATGGTCGCCGGCGAAAATCGAGTTGCGCCGGACAAGCCGCTATAG